In one Vulgatibacter incomptus genomic region, the following are encoded:
- a CDS encoding M23 family metallopeptidase, whose product MALLRDTPAAGADRQREAERAFDSLVIKQLLQASGAFAGKEGSPLFSDLIVDALADSLAEAGRPAHGPDRPLLDLLPQASSGRERTDPAALLHRAPAAEAFDPCALVHGPSAVTSAFGRRADPLGEGVQEHRGVDLGAKEGSAIVSAADGVVRRVGPRGGFGQAVEVDHGGGVTTLYAHASELLVAEGDRVRKGQPIARVGQTGRATGPHLHFEVRVHDRPVNPSTALKAYGKRAE is encoded by the coding sequence ATGGCCCTCCTCCGCGACACGCCCGCCGCCGGCGCGGACCGCCAGCGCGAGGCCGAGCGCGCCTTCGACTCCCTCGTGATCAAGCAGCTCCTCCAGGCGAGCGGCGCGTTCGCAGGGAAGGAGGGCTCGCCGCTCTTCTCCGACCTGATCGTCGACGCCCTCGCGGACTCCCTGGCGGAGGCGGGCCGCCCCGCCCACGGACCCGACCGCCCCCTCCTCGACCTTCTGCCCCAGGCGTCGTCCGGACGTGAGAGGACCGACCCCGCTGCCCTCCTCCATCGGGCTCCAGCAGCAGAGGCCTTCGACCCCTGCGCCCTGGTCCACGGCCCGTCCGCCGTGACCAGCGCCTTCGGACGCCGGGCCGATCCCCTGGGCGAGGGCGTCCAGGAGCACCGCGGCGTCGACCTCGGGGCCAAGGAGGGGAGCGCCATCGTCTCGGCGGCCGATGGCGTGGTGCGGCGCGTCGGTCCCAGGGGCGGCTTCGGCCAGGCGGTCGAGGTCGACCACGGAGGCGGCGTCACCACCCTCTACGCCCACGCCTCGGAGCTCCTGGTGGCGGAGGGCGATCGGGTGCGGAAGGGCCAACCGATCGCCAGGGTCGGGCAGACCGGACGGGCGACGGGCCCCCACCTCCACTTCGAGGTCCGCGTCCACGATCGCCCCGTGAATCCCTCGACGGCCCTTAAGGCCTACGGCAAGCGTGCCGAATAG
- a CDS encoding flagellar basal body P-ring protein FlgI, translating into MRNALALVLLLLAAAPSGAAPVRVKELAAVEGVRENELFGYGLVVGLAGTGDTERVFFTSQSISSMLGRLGIRIDPREVRVRNVAAVMVTARLPPFARPGGKIDVSVSSMGNARSLAGGVLVVTPLMGSDGTVYALSQGPVQVGGFDAAAAGSSVRKNHPTSGRVPNGATIEKTVQVDLDSGPLIFTLTNPDFTTASRIAAAFNGALGAEVATALDPAAVEVRVPDRGDRVGLIARLEALEVDADGRAKVVISERTGTVVAGANVRIRPVAVAHGGLRITVSETPLVSQPEAFSNGRTVRTRVAGVDAQEAGRGAVALPATSNVDDLVRALTSLGVPPRDLVSILQAIKAAGALDADLEVL; encoded by the coding sequence ATGCGAAACGCCCTCGCCCTCGTCCTGCTCCTCCTGGCCGCGGCTCCCTCCGGCGCCGCCCCGGTGCGCGTGAAGGAGCTCGCCGCGGTGGAGGGCGTCCGGGAGAACGAGCTCTTCGGCTACGGCCTCGTGGTGGGCCTCGCCGGCACCGGCGACACCGAGCGCGTCTTCTTCACCTCGCAGTCGATCTCCAGCATGCTCGGCCGCCTGGGGATCCGGATCGATCCCCGCGAGGTGCGGGTCCGCAACGTGGCCGCGGTGATGGTGACGGCGCGGCTGCCTCCCTTCGCTCGCCCCGGCGGCAAGATCGACGTCAGCGTCAGCTCGATGGGAAACGCGCGCAGCCTCGCCGGCGGCGTGCTCGTCGTCACCCCGCTCATGGGCTCCGACGGCACGGTCTACGCCTTGTCACAGGGTCCGGTACAGGTCGGCGGTTTCGACGCCGCCGCCGCCGGATCGAGCGTGCGCAAGAACCACCCCACCTCGGGCCGGGTGCCGAACGGCGCCACGATCGAGAAGACGGTGCAGGTCGACCTCGACTCCGGCCCGCTGATCTTCACGCTGACGAACCCCGACTTCACCACCGCGAGCCGGATCGCCGCCGCCTTCAACGGCGCCCTCGGCGCCGAGGTCGCGACGGCCCTCGACCCCGCCGCCGTGGAGGTGCGCGTCCCCGATCGCGGCGATCGGGTGGGCCTGATCGCCCGGCTCGAGGCCCTGGAGGTCGACGCCGACGGAAGGGCCAAGGTCGTCATCAGCGAGCGTACCGGCACGGTGGTCGCCGGCGCGAACGTGCGGATCCGGCCGGTGGCGGTCGCCCACGGCGGCCTGCGGATCACCGTGAGCGAGACGCCGCTCGTCTCCCAGCCGGAGGCCTTCTCCAACGGCCGGACCGTCCGTACCCGCGTCGCCGGCGTCGACGCCCAGGAGGCCGGCCGCGGCGCCGTCGCCCTCCCTGCCACGTCCAACGTCGACGACCTCGTGCGCGCCCTCACCTCCCTCGGCGTCCCGCCCCGCGACCTCGTCTCCATCCTCCAGGCGATCAAGGCGGCCGGCGCCCTCGACGCCGACCTCGAGGTGCTCTGA
- a CDS encoding flagellar basal body L-ring protein FlgH, whose product MIRPIVGFTALVILAGCGPRHISTYVPKQREYQLPSEGEAAAEARTPGSLWRENRPAANLFTDARALRTNDLLVVKIEEIADAKRSADTDLTRSSQAQASISAFLGLIEKMQRNSDFRANVEGMSASSFRGEGATARTERLKATVPAIVRKVLPNGNLFIEGHRVVLVNEEEQHFYISGVVRPIDIDQENSVKSTMVADAEIEFTGNGVLTDNQRQGWLSRYLGWVWPF is encoded by the coding sequence ATGATCCGTCCGATCGTCGGATTCACCGCTCTCGTGATCCTCGCGGGCTGCGGCCCCAGGCACATCTCCACCTACGTGCCCAAGCAGCGCGAGTACCAGCTCCCCTCCGAGGGCGAAGCCGCCGCCGAAGCCCGGACGCCGGGGAGCCTCTGGCGCGAGAACCGCCCGGCGGCGAACCTCTTCACCGACGCGCGGGCGCTGCGCACAAACGATCTGCTGGTGGTGAAGATCGAGGAGATCGCGGACGCGAAGCGCAGCGCCGACACCGACCTCACCCGGAGCTCGCAGGCGCAGGCGAGCATCTCGGCCTTCCTCGGCCTCATCGAGAAGATGCAGCGAAACAGCGACTTCCGGGCGAACGTCGAAGGGATGTCGGCGTCGAGCTTCCGCGGCGAGGGAGCGACCGCGCGCACCGAGCGGCTCAAGGCCACCGTTCCCGCCATCGTCCGGAAGGTGCTCCCCAACGGAAACCTCTTCATCGAGGGCCACCGCGTGGTCCTCGTGAACGAGGAGGAGCAGCACTTCTACATCTCCGGCGTGGTCCGCCCGATCGACATCGACCAGGAAAACAGCGTCAAGAGCACCATGGTCGCCGACGCCGAGATCGAGTTCACCGGAAACGGCGTCCTCACCGACAACCAGCGCCAGGGCTGGCTCTCCCGCTACCTCGGCTGGGTCTGGCCCTTCTAG
- the flgG gene encoding flagellar basal-body rod protein FlgG, whose product MLRSLYTAATGMEAQQLKMDVTANNLANASTTGFKKGRAEFEDLISETMRAPAEPTPNGGTDPAPLQVGLGVRTGSTTRTWSQGDLLSTGNPLDVAIEGDGFFRVQRPNGELGYTRAGNFRVDAMGRLVTQRGDLVEPGIDVPAGAKQITIQSDGSVLAQVDGSPHPDELGTLELSLFANPSGLLAIGNNLFTATPASGEPMHVRPGEQGAGGISQGFLEGSNVKAVEEMIDMISTQRAYELNSKVIQTADQMLQRLTQLR is encoded by the coding sequence ATGCTCCGCTCCCTCTACACCGCCGCCACGGGCATGGAAGCCCAGCAGCTCAAGATGGACGTGACGGCGAACAACCTCGCCAACGCCAGCACCACCGGCTTCAAGAAGGGCCGCGCCGAGTTCGAGGATCTGATCTCCGAGACCATGCGCGCTCCCGCGGAGCCCACGCCGAACGGCGGCACCGATCCCGCGCCGCTGCAGGTGGGCCTCGGCGTGCGCACGGGCTCCACCACCCGCACGTGGTCCCAGGGCGACCTGCTCTCCACCGGGAACCCCCTCGACGTCGCCATCGAGGGCGACGGCTTCTTCCGCGTGCAGCGGCCCAACGGCGAGCTCGGCTACACCCGCGCCGGCAACTTCCGCGTGGACGCCATGGGCCGCCTGGTCACCCAGCGCGGCGACCTCGTCGAGCCCGGCATCGACGTGCCCGCGGGAGCGAAGCAGATCACCATCCAGTCCGACGGCAGCGTCCTCGCCCAGGTGGACGGCTCGCCCCATCCCGACGAGCTCGGCACCCTCGAGCTCTCCCTCTTCGCGAACCCGAGCGGCCTCCTCGCCATCGGCAACAACCTCTTCACCGCGACGCCGGCCAGCGGAGAGCCGATGCACGTGCGGCCCGGCGAGCAGGGCGCCGGCGGGATCTCGCAGGGCTTCCTCGAGGGCTCGAACGTGAAGGCGGTGGAGGAGATGATCGACATGATCTCCACGCAGCGCGCCTACGAGCTGAACTCCAAGGTGATCCAGACCGCGGATCAGATGCTCCAGCGGCTCACCCAGCTGCGATGA